Proteins encoded in a region of the Macaca mulatta isolate MMU2019108-1 chromosome X, T2T-MMU8v2.0, whole genome shotgun sequence genome:
- the LOC696048 gene encoding protein BEX2 isoform X3 gives MESKEERALNNLNVENVNQENDEKDEKEQVANKGEPLALPLNVDEYCVPRGNRRRFRVRQPTLQYRWDIMHRLGEPQARMREENMERIGEEVRQLMEKLREKQLSHSLRAVSTDPPHHDHHDEFCLMP, from the coding sequence ATGGAGTCCAAAGAGGAACGAGCGTTAAACAATCTCAACGTGGAAAATGTCAACCaggaaaatgatgaaaaagatgaaaaggagCAAGTTGCTAATAAAGGGGAGCCCTTGGCCCTCCCTTTGAATGTTGATGAATACTGTGTGCCTAGAGGAAATCGTAGGCGGTTCCGTGTTAGGCAGCCCACCCTGCAGTATAGATGGGACATAATGCATAGGCTTGGAGAGCCACAGGCAAGGATGAGAGAGGAGAATATGGAAAGGATTGGGGAGGAGGTGAGACAGCTGATGGAAAAGCTGAGGGAAAAACAGTTGAGTCATAGTCTGCGGGCAGTCAGCACTGACCCCCCTCACCATGACCATCACGATGAGTTTTGCCTTATGCCCTGA
- the LOC696048 gene encoding protein BEX2 isoform X1 has product MQKMVVCEAKCRGDAPHVENREEEETARIGPGVMESKEERALNNLNVENVNQENDEKDEKEQVANKGEPLALPLNVDEYCVPRGNRRRFRVRQPTLQYRWDIMHRLGEPQARMREENMERIGEEVRQLMEKLREKQLSHSLRAVSTDPPHHDHHDEFCLMP; this is encoded by the exons ATGCAGAAAATGGTG GTCTGCGAGGCTAAGTGTCGAGGCGACGCACCTCACGTCGAGAatcgggaggaggaggagactgcAAGGATAGGCCCAG GAGTAATGGAGTCCAAAGAGGAACGAGCGTTAAACAATCTCAACGTGGAAAATGTCAACCaggaaaatgatgaaaaagatgaaaaggagCAAGTTGCTAATAAAGGGGAGCCCTTGGCCCTCCCTTTGAATGTTGATGAATACTGTGTGCCTAGAGGAAATCGTAGGCGGTTCCGTGTTAGGCAGCCCACCCTGCAGTATAGATGGGACATAATGCATAGGCTTGGAGAGCCACAGGCAAGGATGAGAGAGGAGAATATGGAAAGGATTGGGGAGGAGGTGAGACAGCTGATGGAAAAGCTGAGGGAAAAACAGTTGAGTCATAGTCTGCGGGCAGTCAGCACTGACCCCCCTCACCATGACCATCACGATGAGTTTTGCCTTATGCCCTGA
- the LOC696048 gene encoding protein BEX2 isoform X2, producing MQKMVCEAKCRGDAPHVENREEEETARIGPGVMESKEERALNNLNVENVNQENDEKDEKEQVANKGEPLALPLNVDEYCVPRGNRRRFRVRQPTLQYRWDIMHRLGEPQARMREENMERIGEEVRQLMEKLREKQLSHSLRAVSTDPPHHDHHDEFCLMP from the exons ATGCAGAAAATG GTCTGCGAGGCTAAGTGTCGAGGCGACGCACCTCACGTCGAGAatcgggaggaggaggagactgcAAGGATAGGCCCAG GAGTAATGGAGTCCAAAGAGGAACGAGCGTTAAACAATCTCAACGTGGAAAATGTCAACCaggaaaatgatgaaaaagatgaaaaggagCAAGTTGCTAATAAAGGGGAGCCCTTGGCCCTCCCTTTGAATGTTGATGAATACTGTGTGCCTAGAGGAAATCGTAGGCGGTTCCGTGTTAGGCAGCCCACCCTGCAGTATAGATGGGACATAATGCATAGGCTTGGAGAGCCACAGGCAAGGATGAGAGAGGAGAATATGGAAAGGATTGGGGAGGAGGTGAGACAGCTGATGGAAAAGCTGAGGGAAAAACAGTTGAGTCATAGTCTGCGGGCAGTCAGCACTGACCCCCCTCACCATGACCATCACGATGAGTTTTGCCTTATGCCCTGA